A genomic stretch from Antarcticibacterium flavum includes:
- a CDS encoding UDP-glucose--hexose-1-phosphate uridylyltransferase has translation MSQELNNVPHRRYNILTGEWVLVSPHRTKRPWQGKTEKTTVEDRPVYDPACYLCPGNTRSGGSINPDYKEPFVFENDFPALMPQGPGENLSKGLLVAESETGICKVVCFSPNHSLTLPLMEIKDITKVIKAWKKEYLELGSSPNINYVQIFENKGDIMGCSNPHPHGQIWSQRSLPPEIIKKSKHQLEYWEANNKSLLAAYLEQELEAGDRIVLENEHFVALIPYWAVWPYEVMILPRKHYQHIGQLDSREEVAFAGIIKALCIKYDNLFETSFPYSSGIHQMPTSGEEFPEWHFHMSFYPPLLRSATVKKFMVGYELFASPQRDITAEQAAQTLRDLDDVHYLQK, from the coding sequence ATGAGCCAGGAACTTAATAATGTCCCACACAGGCGATATAATATTTTAACCGGGGAATGGGTCCTTGTATCCCCGCATCGCACAAAACGGCCCTGGCAGGGGAAAACTGAAAAGACCACAGTGGAAGACAGGCCTGTCTATGACCCGGCCTGTTACCTTTGTCCCGGCAACACCCGCTCTGGCGGTTCTATAAACCCCGATTATAAGGAACCTTTTGTCTTTGAGAATGATTTCCCCGCCCTTATGCCGCAAGGGCCCGGTGAAAATCTCTCCAAAGGCCTGCTGGTAGCAGAATCTGAGACAGGGATTTGCAAAGTGGTTTGTTTTTCACCCAACCATTCCCTTACCCTCCCTCTTATGGAAATTAAGGATATTACGAAGGTAATTAAAGCCTGGAAGAAGGAGTATCTTGAATTGGGATCCTCTCCCAATATAAACTACGTGCAGATCTTTGAAAATAAAGGTGATATTATGGGCTGTAGCAATCCCCATCCCCATGGGCAAATTTGGTCACAAAGATCCCTGCCGCCGGAGATCATTAAAAAGTCCAAACATCAATTGGAGTATTGGGAGGCCAATAACAAAAGTTTGCTGGCAGCTTACCTGGAACAGGAGCTGGAAGCTGGTGATAGGATCGTACTTGAGAATGAGCATTTTGTTGCCCTCATCCCCTACTGGGCTGTTTGGCCATATGAGGTGATGATCCTGCCAAGAAAACATTATCAGCATATTGGACAACTTGACAGCAGGGAAGAAGTAGCTTTTGCCGGGATAATTAAAGCTCTCTGCATTAAATACGACAACCTTTTTGAAACATCCTTCCCGTATTCCTCAGGAATTCACCAAATGCCTACCAGCGGGGAAGAATTCCCGGAGTGGCATTTTCACATGTCCTTTTATCCGCCGCTCCTACGGTCGGCAACGGTAAAGAAATTTATGGTGGGTTATGAGCTATTTGCGAGTCCCCAACGAGATATAACAGCTGAGCAGGCTGCGCAGACCTTACGGGATCTTGATGATGTTCATTATCTGCAGAAGTAG
- a CDS encoding sodium/sugar symporter → MNTGFEFWDYFIFISYAALIMGVGLWVSREKKGHQKNAEDYFLASKSLPWWAIGTSLIAANISAEQFIGMSGSGFALGLAIASYEWMAALTLLIVGKYFLPIFINKGLYTIPEFVEQRFSTNLKSILAIFWIALYVFVNLTSVLYLGSLALETIMGIPMVYGVLGLALFAAAYSLYGGLKAVAWTDVIQVVFLVLGGFFTAYLALDMVSGGEGFVAGLKTVYEAAPDRFTMILDKSNPEYKNLPGIGVLVGGMWVANLYYWGFNQYIIQRTLAAKSLKEAQKGILLAAFLKLLIPLIVVIPGIAAYVMVNDPAIMARLGEAGLINIPQEGYADRAYPWLLQFLPTGLKGVAFAALAAAIVSSLASMLNSTSTIFTMDIYKQYFNKNAGDKATVNVGRISAGVALAIACIMAPLLGGIDQAFQFIQEYTGVVSPGILAIFLLGLFWKKTTNKAAIVGALASIPIAMYFKVAPKGWSSSPVFVDVPFLDQMGYTAILTMIIIAIVSLAEKKGRDDEKGIPLSKGLFKTSPTFNIGAFAVMVILVALYAIFWK, encoded by the coding sequence ATGAATACAGGTTTTGAGTTTTGGGATTATTTTATTTTCATTTCATATGCGGCATTGATCATGGGGGTGGGGCTGTGGGTCTCGAGAGAGAAAAAGGGCCACCAGAAGAATGCAGAAGATTATTTTCTAGCCAGTAAATCCCTTCCCTGGTGGGCAATTGGGACCTCTCTTATCGCTGCCAATATCTCAGCCGAGCAATTTATCGGGATGTCGGGTTCCGGCTTTGCCCTGGGGCTGGCCATAGCTTCTTATGAATGGATGGCGGCGCTCACCCTGTTGATCGTTGGGAAGTATTTTCTTCCAATCTTTATCAATAAAGGCCTTTATACCATCCCTGAATTTGTTGAACAAAGGTTCTCCACCAATCTCAAAAGTATTCTTGCAATCTTCTGGATTGCACTCTATGTATTTGTGAACTTAACCTCTGTTCTATACCTCGGGTCCCTGGCCCTGGAAACCATTATGGGCATTCCTATGGTCTATGGTGTGCTGGGCCTTGCACTTTTTGCAGCAGCCTATTCCCTCTACGGGGGGCTTAAGGCCGTGGCGTGGACAGATGTTATACAGGTTGTTTTCCTGGTGCTGGGTGGGTTTTTTACAGCCTACCTCGCCCTTGATATGGTTTCGGGCGGAGAAGGCTTTGTTGCCGGACTTAAAACAGTATATGAAGCAGCTCCAGACAGGTTTACGATGATCCTGGATAAATCCAATCCGGAATATAAAAACCTCCCTGGAATAGGAGTTCTTGTAGGCGGAATGTGGGTGGCAAACCTATACTATTGGGGCTTCAACCAATATATCATACAGCGTACCCTTGCAGCCAAATCGCTTAAAGAAGCTCAAAAAGGTATCCTGCTGGCCGCTTTCCTTAAATTATTGATACCACTTATCGTGGTAATACCCGGGATAGCAGCTTATGTAATGGTTAACGACCCTGCTATCATGGCCAGGCTGGGGGAAGCAGGTTTAATAAACATTCCGCAGGAAGGATATGCCGACAGGGCTTACCCGTGGTTGTTGCAATTCCTGCCCACCGGGCTTAAAGGTGTTGCTTTTGCCGCGCTTGCTGCAGCAATTGTGTCTTCCCTGGCATCTATGCTTAATTCCACCTCGACTATCTTTACGATGGATATCTATAAGCAATACTTTAATAAGAATGCGGGAGACAAAGCTACTGTGAATGTGGGAAGGATCTCTGCAGGAGTTGCTCTGGCTATTGCCTGTATTATGGCACCACTGCTAGGTGGGATCGATCAGGCTTTCCAATTTATCCAGGAATATACAGGGGTGGTGAGTCCCGGTATCCTGGCTATCTTCCTTTTGGGTCTATTTTGGAAGAAAACGACCAATAAAGCCGCTATAGTTGGTGCCCTGGCTTCCATTCCTATTGCGATGTACTTTAAAGTTGCTCCCAAGGGCTGGTCCTCCAGCCCTGTATTCGTAGATGTTCCTTTCCTTGATCAAATGGGATATACGGCTATCCTTACAATGATTATCATAGCTATTGTTAGCCTTGCAGAGAAAAAGGGTAGGGATGATGAAAAAGGAATTCCGCTTTCTAAAGGTTTATTTAAAACAAGTCCAACGTTTAATATAGGTGCATTTGCGGTGATGGTGATCCTGGTAGCCCTATATGCTATATTCTGGAAATAG
- a CDS encoding aldose epimerase family protein, translated as MKGLVKKAKQALIGNEAYSAGKIFYMQNVQQVQKKDLKIYELENSNGMILRILNLGAAVFQLLVKDHKGKLIDVAVGPKEPETFITTTYEEENRCFGASVGRYAGRISNGTFQLEGKEYQLSEKDGVHLHGGDRGFQHKLWNLEEQSHKSLSFSYTSVDGEEGYPGELKVMVIYTLTDDNEVVINYTAKSDKATPVNLTNHTYFNLNGRDDITDHELFLSAEKILQVDDKLRPTGEYVSLGAHKKNFHPSKPIGMTEVDYVYVLKKQNSVAVRLFAPQTQIGLEITTNQPAVVVYIPKNLPQLWEYKTKPVDFPSVCLEAQNFPDAPNHQAFPNSILEPGKKYLNRTVFKFTLGENDL; from the coding sequence TTGAAAGGCCTTGTTAAGAAAGCGAAACAGGCCCTTATTGGGAATGAAGCTTATTCTGCCGGAAAAATCTTTTATATGCAAAATGTACAGCAGGTTCAAAAGAAGGACCTTAAGATCTATGAACTAGAGAACAGTAATGGAATGATCCTAAGGATCCTTAATCTTGGAGCTGCTGTGTTCCAACTTCTTGTTAAAGATCACAAGGGGAAACTTATAGATGTTGCCGTAGGGCCCAAGGAACCAGAAACTTTTATTACCACAACCTATGAGGAGGAAAACAGGTGTTTTGGCGCGAGCGTTGGCCGGTATGCCGGGAGGATCTCCAATGGTACTTTCCAACTGGAAGGGAAGGAGTATCAACTTTCAGAAAAAGATGGGGTACACCTGCATGGAGGGGATCGTGGATTCCAACATAAGCTATGGAACCTGGAGGAGCAATCGCACAAATCTCTTAGTTTTAGTTATACTTCTGTGGACGGGGAAGAAGGTTATCCGGGAGAACTTAAAGTTATGGTGATTTATACGCTTACAGATGATAATGAGGTTGTGATCAATTATACCGCTAAAAGCGACAAAGCAACTCCTGTTAATCTTACCAACCACACCTATTTTAACCTTAATGGAAGGGATGATATTACAGATCATGAATTATTTCTTTCGGCGGAAAAAATCCTGCAGGTAGATGACAAACTAAGGCCAACCGGAGAATATGTGTCATTAGGAGCGCATAAAAAGAACTTCCACCCATCAAAGCCGATAGGAATGACGGAGGTTGATTATGTCTATGTGTTAAAAAAACAAAATTCTGTTGCAGTCAGGCTCTTTGCCCCTCAAACTCAAATTGGACTTGAAATTACCACCAATCAGCCTGCGGTGGTGGTTTATATTCCGAAAAATTTACCGCAATTATGGGAATACAAAACAAAACCGGTAGACTTCCCATCTGTTTGCCTGGAAGCACAAAATTTTCCTGATGCACCCAATCATCAAGCGTTTCCAAATTCTATTTTAGAACCCGGTAAAAAGTACTTAAATCGCACAGTTTTTAAATTTACATTGGGCGAAAATGATTTATAA
- a CDS encoding MFS transporter, producing MKKALIALAVGGFGIGMTEFVIMGILPNVANDLDITIPQAGHFISAYALGVVVGAPLLTGIAGRWPAHKILMWLMVWFTVFNTLSAFANSYNTLMIVRFLSGLPHGAFFGIGAVVAGKLAKPGKAAQAIAIMFTGLTLANVLGVPLGTYLGQHFSWGASFLAVGVVGVLAVLSVKFWMPELPKSSANGFRKDLKVLKRRELWMVFLLTTIGTGGFFAWYSYIAPLITNVAGHPESIVSYVMILAGIGMVAGNFIGAKLAEKFSPINAVIITLIIMVILLVSNTLFAQDKIVVLVLTFLISTFAFCLATPIQMAMIKTAKGSEMLGSSLNQSAFNVGNASGAYFAGLPIAMGYGISSATLVGAAMAGAGVFIAFGIIVMRHKRAKREELVIAYE from the coding sequence ATGAAAAAAGCATTGATAGCTTTGGCGGTTGGAGGCTTTGGAATAGGAATGACAGAGTTTGTAATTATGGGTATTCTTCCCAATGTAGCAAATGATCTTGATATAACCATCCCACAGGCGGGGCATTTTATATCTGCCTATGCTCTTGGGGTGGTGGTTGGCGCTCCATTATTAACAGGTATTGCGGGCCGCTGGCCTGCGCATAAGATACTTATGTGGCTTATGGTTTGGTTTACTGTATTCAATACCCTCTCTGCCTTTGCAAACAGTTACAACACCTTAATGATCGTAAGGTTCCTTTCGGGCTTACCTCACGGTGCCTTTTTTGGAATTGGCGCAGTGGTAGCAGGAAAACTTGCCAAACCAGGCAAGGCGGCCCAGGCTATTGCCATCATGTTCACGGGGCTTACGCTGGCAAATGTACTGGGTGTGCCATTGGGTACTTATTTAGGGCAGCACTTTAGCTGGGGAGCTTCTTTCCTTGCCGTGGGGGTGGTTGGAGTTCTCGCTGTACTTAGCGTAAAGTTCTGGATGCCAGAGCTTCCAAAATCATCTGCCAATGGGTTTAGAAAGGACCTCAAGGTTTTAAAGCGAAGGGAATTATGGATGGTATTTCTTCTTACTACCATTGGGACTGGTGGCTTTTTTGCCTGGTACAGTTATATCGCCCCGCTTATAACAAACGTGGCCGGCCATCCTGAGAGTATTGTGAGCTATGTAATGATCCTTGCCGGGATTGGAATGGTGGCAGGGAATTTCATTGGAGCAAAACTGGCAGAAAAGTTCTCCCCTATTAATGCAGTGATTATTACTCTTATCATTATGGTTATATTACTGGTGAGCAATACCCTGTTCGCCCAGGATAAGATAGTGGTGCTGGTACTTACTTTTCTTATTAGCACCTTTGCGTTTTGCCTTGCCACACCTATTCAAATGGCAATGATCAAAACTGCAAAGGGATCTGAAATGTTGGGCTCCTCCCTTAACCAAAGCGCCTTTAACGTTGGAAATGCCTCAGGAGCCTATTTTGCAGGCCTGCCCATAGCAATGGGGTATGGTATAAGCTCTGCCACCCTGGTTGGTGCTGCTATGGCTGGTGCCGGAGTGTTCATCGCCTTTGGGATCATCGTTATGCGTCATAAAAGGGCGAAAAGAGAGGAACTGGTGATTGCATATGAATAA
- the sucC gene encoding ADP-forming succinate--CoA ligase subunit beta, with the protein MNIHEYQGKEILSSFGVRIQRGIVAHNAKEAVDAAKELTEQTGTGWHVIKAQVHAGGRGKGGGVKLAKNLKEVEEIAGNIIGMNLVTPQTSAEGKKVHQVLVAEDVYYPGDNEPEEYYMSVLLNRATGRNMIMYSTEGGMDIETVAEETPHLIYTEEIDPSVGLMGFQARRVAFNLGLSGTAFKEMTKFVMALYKAFENSDSSLFEINPVLKTSDDKIMAVDAKVTLDDNALYRHKDYAEMRDIREENPVEVEAKKVGLNYVDLDGNVGCMVNGAGLAMATMDLIKQAGGEPANFLDVGGTADAKRVEEALRLILKDDKVKAILINIFGGIVRCDRVAQGIVDACKNMGDAVQVPIIVRLQGTNADIAKEIIDNSGFDFYSATEFQEAADKVQEVLK; encoded by the coding sequence ATGAACATACACGAGTATCAAGGAAAAGAAATCTTAAGCAGCTTTGGCGTGCGCATCCAGCGTGGTATTGTTGCTCATAACGCAAAAGAAGCAGTAGATGCTGCAAAGGAACTTACAGAGCAAACCGGTACGGGATGGCATGTAATCAAAGCCCAGGTTCACGCAGGTGGACGTGGTAAAGGTGGTGGGGTTAAACTTGCCAAGAATCTTAAAGAAGTTGAAGAGATAGCAGGAAACATCATTGGGATGAACCTTGTAACTCCTCAAACATCTGCTGAAGGTAAAAAAGTTCACCAGGTATTGGTTGCTGAAGATGTTTATTATCCCGGGGACAATGAACCTGAGGAATATTATATGTCTGTTCTCTTGAATCGTGCTACAGGAAGAAATATGATCATGTATTCTACTGAAGGTGGAATGGATATCGAGACAGTTGCAGAGGAGACTCCGCACCTTATTTATACTGAAGAGATAGACCCTTCAGTTGGTCTTATGGGATTCCAGGCAAGAAGAGTTGCCTTCAACCTTGGACTTAGCGGGACAGCTTTTAAGGAAATGACCAAATTTGTGATGGCTCTTTATAAAGCATTTGAAAATTCAGATTCTTCTTTATTTGAGATCAATCCTGTTCTTAAGACCAGCGATGATAAAATAATGGCAGTAGATGCAAAGGTTACTTTAGATGATAACGCACTTTATCGTCATAAGGATTATGCAGAGATGCGTGATATACGTGAAGAGAATCCTGTAGAGGTTGAGGCTAAAAAAGTTGGACTTAACTATGTGGACCTTGATGGAAATGTTGGTTGTATGGTAAACGGGGCAGGACTTGCAATGGCTACTATGGACCTTATCAAGCAGGCAGGTGGTGAGCCGGCCAACTTCCTTGATGTTGGAGGTACAGCCGATGCTAAACGTGTTGAAGAGGCTTTGAGACTTATCCTGAAGGATGATAAGGTGAAAGCGATCCTAATTAACATTTTTGGAGGTATCGTAAGATGTGACAGGGTAGCACAGGGTATCGTTGATGCCTGTAAGAATATGGGAGATGCCGTACAGGTCCCAATCATTGTTCGTCTACAGGGAACAAATGCAGATATAGCCAAGGAGATCATTGACAATAGTGGATTTGATTTCTACAGTGCAACAGAATTCCAGGAGGCAGCAGATAAGGTGCAGGAAGTACTTAAATAG
- a CDS encoding DUF1456 family protein has product MALSNNDIFKKLRVALKLRDEDIVNICALVDFKVTKSELGAIFRAEDHPKYMECGDQFLRNFLNGLVIHMRGPMPKKGEVKKEKKE; this is encoded by the coding sequence ATGGCATTATCAAACAACGACATTTTCAAAAAATTACGAGTCGCTCTTAAATTACGTGACGAGGATATAGTGAACATTTGTGCACTGGTAGATTTTAAGGTCACAAAAAGTGAACTGGGAGCTATCTTCAGGGCAGAGGATCATCCAAAATATATGGAATGCGGGGACCAGTTCCTGCGCAATTTCCTCAATGGCCTTGTGATCCATATGCGGGGACCAATGCCGAAAAAAGGTGAAGTAAAAAAAGAAAAGAAGGAATAA
- a CDS encoding hydroxypyruvate isomerase family protein: protein MNNKYTRREALKNLALGSGALGLGGVLTSFSPVAFQEDETCKDFSKNINHSVCRWAFNELPLDEFAVQCKKLGITAIDLLRPEEWPVIEKHGLVCSMATDYFAVIEHGFNDPANHKELQKNYRGLIDKASKHGIKNVIVFSGNRRGMDDETGIENCATGLAPLLDYAAGKNVTLVMELLNSKVNHPDYQCDHTVWGVALSEKLNKANFKLLYDIYHMQIMEGDVIATIRKYHEHINHYHTAGVPGRNEIDDTQELYYPAIMRAIVETGFDGYVAQEFIPTKRDQIAALAEAVKICDV, encoded by the coding sequence ATGAATAATAAATATACCCGTAGAGAAGCGCTAAAGAATCTGGCTCTTGGATCTGGAGCTTTGGGCCTTGGGGGTGTTTTAACCTCCTTTTCACCTGTTGCTTTTCAGGAAGATGAAACCTGTAAAGATTTCAGTAAAAATATTAATCATTCAGTATGTCGCTGGGCTTTTAATGAACTGCCCCTGGATGAATTTGCTGTTCAATGTAAAAAACTTGGCATTACAGCAATAGACCTTCTTCGGCCCGAAGAATGGCCGGTAATTGAAAAACATGGGTTGGTATGTTCTATGGCTACAGATTATTTTGCTGTGATCGAACATGGTTTTAATGATCCTGCAAATCACAAAGAACTTCAGAAAAACTACAGAGGTCTTATAGATAAAGCTTCAAAACACGGAATAAAAAATGTCATCGTTTTTTCCGGGAACAGGCGGGGGATGGATGATGAAACGGGGATTGAAAATTGCGCAACAGGATTGGCCCCTCTCCTGGACTATGCGGCCGGCAAAAATGTTACCCTTGTAATGGAATTGCTGAATAGTAAGGTGAATCATCCAGATTATCAATGTGACCATACCGTTTGGGGTGTGGCACTTTCAGAAAAACTCAACAAGGCCAATTTTAAATTATTGTACGATATCTACCATATGCAAATTATGGAAGGGGATGTGATCGCGACGATAAGAAAATACCATGAACATATCAATCATTATCATACAGCAGGAGTCCCTGGCAGGAATGAGATCGATGATACACAGGAACTATATTATCCTGCCATTATGCGGGCAATAGTAGAAACAGGCTTCGATGGCTATGTGGCACAGGAATTTATTCCCACAAAAAGGGACCAGATTGCAGCCCTGGCCGAAGCCGTAAAAATTTGTGACGTTTAA
- the galK gene encoding galactokinase, with translation MLKNNANHISRPLLKPLSFNSQVNVAAPGRINLIGEHTDYNHGYVLPTAIDRKINFSFQRNNSQSICNVYSKTVQKGFSFDLKDIEKSNEIWENYILGVVNEILKRKKDLQGFDCIIESKLPIGAGISSSAALECGLAAGLNELFNLKLTKKEIVFLSQAAENNFVGSNCGIMDQFASVMSRKDHLILLDCLNLEPEFIPANFNSCKMVLVNTMVSHSLAEGEYNTRRKECEAALKVLQSHYTGIETLRDVNLEMLTESSEHLTGAQFHRVKYVLEENKRVLDAAKFLKAGQLEDFGALMYKSHYGLRDLYEVSCKELDFLVEFTENISYIYGSRMMGGGFGGCTINIVEESQIPSFENEVKQAYAEAFGLDPDVIIVSPGEGTVVERV, from the coding sequence GTGTTGAAAAATAACGCTAATCACATATCCCGGCCATTGCTTAAACCTCTCTCATTTAATTCACAGGTCAATGTTGCCGCACCGGGCCGCATAAATCTTATTGGGGAGCATACAGATTATAACCACGGGTATGTATTACCAACCGCCATAGACAGGAAAATTAACTTCTCATTCCAACGCAATAACAGTCAAAGTATATGTAATGTGTACAGCAAGACTGTCCAAAAAGGTTTCAGCTTTGATCTTAAAGATATTGAAAAAAGTAATGAGATCTGGGAAAATTATATTCTTGGGGTGGTAAATGAAATTTTAAAAAGGAAAAAAGACCTGCAGGGGTTTGATTGCATTATTGAGAGTAAGTTGCCAATTGGTGCAGGAATTAGCTCCTCTGCCGCCCTTGAATGTGGCCTGGCCGCCGGTTTAAACGAGCTGTTTAATTTAAAGCTCACAAAAAAGGAAATAGTTTTTCTCTCTCAGGCTGCTGAAAATAATTTTGTAGGTTCCAACTGCGGAATTATGGATCAATTTGCCAGTGTTATGAGCAGGAAGGATCACCTCATTCTGCTGGATTGCCTTAATTTAGAACCGGAATTTATCCCTGCAAATTTTAATTCCTGTAAGATGGTCCTTGTAAACACCATGGTATCCCACAGCCTTGCAGAAGGGGAATACAATACACGCCGTAAGGAATGTGAAGCTGCATTAAAGGTGTTACAATCCCATTACACAGGGATCGAAACCTTGAGGGATGTAAATTTAGAAATGCTTACAGAAAGTAGCGAACATTTGACCGGGGCACAATTTCACCGGGTGAAATATGTTCTGGAAGAGAATAAGCGGGTGCTGGATGCGGCTAAATTTCTAAAAGCCGGACAGTTAGAAGATTTTGGTGCCTTAATGTACAAATCGCACTATGGACTGCGGGACCTTTATGAAGTAAGCTGCAAGGAACTGGATTTCCTGGTTGAATTTACTGAAAACATATCTTACATCTATGGATCGCGTATGATGGGAGGTGGCTTTGGAGGCTGCACCATTAACATTGTGGAAGAAAGCCAGATCCCGTCATTTGAAAATGAGGTTAAGCAGGCTTATGCTGAAGCTTTTGGTTTAGATCCCGATGTTATAATTGTTTCGCCGGGGGAAGGAACTGTTGTGGAAAGGGTATAG
- a CDS encoding NUDIX hydrolase, whose amino-acid sequence MASFSQDSYSQHDKMYVATDCIIFGFDEGRIKLLLFKRRVAPFEGDWSLIGSIVKLEEDVEVSAKRVLEEITGLQNVFMEQLKAYGAANRDPGYRCVSIGQYALIRINDYDRKLVEKHGAHWHDIEEVPDLVLDHNQMVKDAQERLKRKARYQPLGFELLPEKFTIPQLQQLYEAIYQKELDARNFRKKVLSHNVLIKLEEKDKTSSRRGAFLYKFDHKTYKKLMKSGYNFEIS is encoded by the coding sequence ATGGCTTCTTTTTCCCAGGATTCTTATTCGCAACATGACAAGATGTATGTTGCAACAGATTGTATAATTTTTGGCTTTGATGAGGGCAGGATCAAGCTATTATTATTTAAACGCAGGGTAGCACCTTTTGAAGGGGACTGGTCCCTTATTGGAAGTATTGTAAAACTGGAGGAGGATGTGGAGGTATCAGCCAAAAGGGTTCTGGAGGAGATCACCGGCTTGCAAAATGTCTTTATGGAACAATTAAAAGCATACGGCGCAGCAAACAGGGATCCCGGGTACCGTTGTGTTTCCATTGGACAATATGCTTTGATACGCATTAATGATTATGACAGGAAACTTGTTGAAAAACATGGTGCACATTGGCATGATATAGAGGAGGTACCAGATTTGGTACTCGATCATAACCAAATGGTAAAAGACGCCCAGGAGCGTCTAAAGAGAAAGGCCCGTTACCAGCCACTGGGATTTGAACTACTGCCAGAAAAATTCACAATTCCCCAATTACAGCAACTCTATGAGGCCATATATCAAAAGGAGCTGGATGCCCGTAACTTTAGAAAAAAGGTATTGTCACATAACGTTCTTATTAAACTTGAAGAAAAAGATAAAACCTCCTCCCGCAGAGGTGCTTTTCTCTATAAATTTGATCATAAAACCTATAAGAAACTTATGAAATCTGGTTATAATTTTGAGATATCATAA
- a CDS encoding glycoside hydrolase family 2 protein yields MLLKRIIALMLFAGLAFACKSWEEVVEPEARKESRSIENFGNNWEFRRLENLKEKGTGWEKVNIPHSVKIEPLVVNDQWQGTALYRKTFEVSNLNDHKWFIHFEGVMQEAQVTINGFLVKTHKGGFLPFTVDATPFLEEGENNIEVEVKNVDDPTIPPGKALGELDFNMYGGIYRNVHLIKKNKVYITDAVNAAVEGGGGIYFHTATATKKVATGKLTVHVQNGSQREQSIKLQYSLLTRDGDINRFYSSSRGPGHAVVEAGETASLSLNFKIENPLLWSVDEPNLYTLTVDILADDKLVDTQSLKVGLREIALSGEAFFLNGEELFINGTNRHQEYPYIGYALSDEAQYRDAYKIKQAGFNFVRLSHYPHATAFLKACDELGLLVMNAIPGWQFFEEGEFEENAIRDIREMAKRDRNHPSVVFWENSLNESGMTEEFMERANEVLKAELPYPDTFTAGWIDHPSYDLFIPARQHAKPPLYWNGYNTPNRPY; encoded by the coding sequence ATGTTACTTAAAAGAATAATTGCACTAATGCTGTTTGCAGGATTGGCTTTTGCCTGTAAAAGCTGGGAGGAAGTGGTTGAACCGGAAGCAAGAAAAGAAAGCAGGAGCATAGAGAATTTTGGTAATAACTGGGAGTTCAGGCGCCTGGAGAACCTAAAGGAGAAAGGTACCGGTTGGGAGAAGGTGAATATCCCGCATAGCGTAAAGATTGAACCCCTGGTTGTTAATGATCAATGGCAGGGTACAGCGCTTTACCGCAAAACGTTTGAAGTTTCCAATCTCAATGATCATAAATGGTTTATTCATTTTGAAGGGGTTATGCAGGAGGCACAGGTTACTATTAATGGCTTCCTGGTTAAAACCCATAAGGGTGGCTTTCTGCCTTTTACAGTAGATGCCACTCCTTTTCTTGAAGAGGGGGAGAACAATATTGAGGTAGAAGTAAAAAATGTAGATGATCCCACCATTCCACCCGGAAAGGCCCTGGGAGAACTTGATTTTAATATGTACGGTGGCATCTATCGAAATGTCCATCTTATCAAAAAGAATAAGGTTTATATTACAGATGCTGTTAACGCGGCCGTTGAAGGCGGTGGGGGTATTTATTTTCATACCGCCACAGCTACAAAAAAAGTGGCAACCGGGAAACTCACTGTGCACGTTCAAAATGGCAGTCAGCGGGAGCAATCTATAAAACTTCAATATTCTCTATTAACAAGGGACGGGGATATTAATAGATTCTACTCCAGTTCCCGTGGACCCGGACATGCTGTTGTTGAAGCAGGAGAAACCGCTTCCCTTAGCCTTAATTTTAAAATTGAGAATCCTTTATTATGGTCTGTAGATGAGCCAAACCTCTATACACTTACAGTAGATATACTGGCAGATGATAAGCTGGTAGATACCCAGTCTTTGAAAGTAGGGCTTAGGGAAATAGCGCTTTCGGGAGAGGCATTCTTTTTAAACGGGGAGGAGCTTTTTATCAACGGGACCAACCGGCACCAGGAATATCCGTATATAGGCTATGCCTTGTCTGATGAGGCACAATATCGTGATGCATATAAAATAAAGCAGGCAGGTTTTAATTTTGTCCGGTTATCGCATTATCCACACGCAACTGCATTTTTAAAGGCTTGTGATGAACTAGGCCTCCTGGTGATGAACGCTATCCCGGGATGGCAGTTCTTTGAAGAAGGCGAGTTTGAAGAAAATGCCATAAGGGATATAAGGGAAATGGCCAAAAGGGACAGGAACCATCCAAGTGTGGTCTTTTGGGAAAATTCCCTTAACGAGTCGGGAATGACAGAGGAATTCATGGAGAGAGCTAATGAAGTTCTAAAGGCAGAGTTGCCTTATCCAGATACCTTTACAGCAGGATGGATTGACCATCCATCTTATGACCTGTTTATCCCGGCAAGACAACATGCAAAACCACCACTATACTGGAATGGTTATAATACACCAAACAGGCCCTATTAA